The following proteins are encoded in a genomic region of candidate division WOR-3 bacterium:
- the zapA gene encoding cell division protein ZapA, translating to MERIREVVIRGKKYEVRTDLSDEDLKNVVNIVNDILLESEKSTVTPDFEVISILALLSLAEKVYFCEKKFDLAQKKVYSLIRRIENI from the coding sequence TTGGAAAGAATAAGGGAAGTTGTGATAAGAGGAAAAAAATATGAAGTAAGAACTGATTTATCTGATGAGGATTTAAAAAATGTTGTGAATATAGTCAACGATATCCTACTTGAAAGTGAAAAAAGCACTGTGACACCTGATTTTGAAGTTATAAGTATCTTAGCTCTTCTTTCCCTTGCTGAAAAAGTATATTTTTGCGAAAAAAAATTTGATTTAGCCCAAAAAAAAGTTTATAGTTTAATCAGGAGGATAGAGAATATATAA
- a CDS encoding replication-associated recombination protein A, with protein sequence MLFMEKEKKDFVPLAWRVSPKTLEEFVGQEHIIGENAPLRKLLEKGKLFSSIFYGPPGVGKTSLAKLIARYIDVPFYHLNASTCGVKEVKKVLEEAERYLKTNGKAPLLFIDEIHRFNRLQQEILLSSVEEGKIIFIGALVLNPFFVLDKALISRTYVFEFKPLSEEDLVKILKRALKEYPEIEVKEELLLRLASFSEGDARRALNLLEILIETKNGKGEIKMEDLENFNFYFRYDKKQDEHYDFISAYIKSMRGSDADAALYYLFRMLEAGEDPRFIFRRMLIFACEDVGLSDPYAIVLITLLANAFEMVGLPEGEFFLSMGTIYLSLASKSNSVLISMSNAKKYVSEKKISEVPLHLRDSHYPSAKKLGRGIGYLYPHSDPEAIYQKYMKEFFPIVFLKGIGKEKDLLLKLKEIRYKRYKYKEGGEK encoded by the coding sequence ATGCTTTTTATGGAAAAAGAAAAAAAGGATTTTGTTCCTTTAGCCTGGCGGGTTTCACCAAAAACCTTAGAGGAGTTTGTAGGACAAGAGCATATAATTGGGGAAAATGCCCCTTTAAGAAAATTACTTGAAAAGGGTAAGTTATTTTCTTCCATATTTTACGGTCCGCCAGGAGTAGGAAAAACAAGTCTTGCAAAATTAATTGCAAGATATATAGATGTTCCTTTTTATCACTTAAATGCTTCAACTTGTGGTGTTAAGGAGGTAAAAAAAGTATTAGAGGAAGCAGAGAGGTATTTAAAAACAAATGGTAAGGCACCTCTTTTATTTATAGATGAAATTCACAGGTTTAATCGCTTGCAACAGGAAATTCTCCTTTCATCAGTAGAAGAAGGGAAAATTATTTTTATCGGTGCTCTTGTTTTAAATCCTTTTTTTGTTCTTGATAAGGCTCTTATTTCAAGGACTTATGTTTTTGAATTTAAACCCCTTTCTGAAGAAGATTTAGTTAAGATTTTAAAAAGAGCTTTAAAGGAATATCCTGAGATTGAGGTAAAGGAAGAACTTCTTTTAAGATTAGCATCTTTTTCCGAAGGTGATGCAAGGAGAGCCCTTAATTTACTTGAAATACTCATTGAGACAAAGAATGGTAAGGGTGAAATTAAAATGGAAGACCTTGAAAATTTCAATTTTTATTTCAGGTATGATAAAAAGCAAGACGAACATTATGATTTTATTTCAGCCTATATTAAATCAATGAGAGGTTCTGATGCAGATGCAGCTCTTTATTACCTTTTTAGAATGCTTGAAGCAGGTGAGGATCCAAGATTTATTTTTAGGAGAATGCTTATTTTTGCCTGTGAGGATGTGGGGTTATCTGATCCTTATGCAATAGTTTTAATAACTTTACTTGCAAATGCTTTTGAAATGGTTGGATTGCCTGAGGGCGAGTTTTTTTTAAGTATGGGAACAATTTACCTTTCCCTTGCGTCAAAATCAAATAGTGTATTAATTTCTATGTCAAATGCAAAAAAATATGTAAGTGAGAAAAAAATAAGTGAGGTCCCTTTACATTTAAGGGACTCCCACTATCCTTCAGCAAAAAAACTTGGAAGGGGGATAGGTTATCTATACCCCCACTCAGACCCTGAAGCTATTTATCAAAAATATATGAAAGAATTTTTCCCTATTGTTTTTTTAAAGGGAATCGGTAAGGAAAAAGACTTACTTTTAAAACTCAAGGAAATAAGATATAAAAGATATAAATATAAAGAAGGAGGTGAAAAATGA
- the rny gene encoding ribonuclease Y translates to MILLIISIFSLLSGIITGYIVSKYIIENSLKKKKEDSKSIIEEAKRMREEIIAKAKSEAEEIARKEREKVDLQYAKARRELEKFKKELQDKEYQIERKAELILRKEEELKVKEKEISEKERILRSKMERLEQTLTEEMKKLEEISGMTREQAKRELLKIIEAEARLEGAQLIHRIREEAKQNAQREATKIIITAMQRLASQVSSESSVTVIPLASDEIKGRIIGREGRNIRTFESLTGVEVIVDDTPGAVILSSFDPERREIARISMERLIADGRIHPARIEEVVKRTEEEFHEYIRIIGEETILELGLRGMHPELLRYVGKLKFRSSFGQNLLLHSKEVAQLAGMIAGELDLDVEIAKRAALLHDIGKVADPSYEGPHALIGAQIAKRYGESDLVANAIASHHEDVEPESPYGPLIAAADAISGSRPGARRETVEAYIKRIEKLEEIATSFDGVEKAYALQAGRELRIIVQAERVSDAEAFELSRTIAKKIEEEVKFPGQIKVTVIREVRAVSFAR, encoded by the coding sequence ATGATACTCTTAATTATCTCTATTTTTTCTCTGCTTTCAGGAATTATAACGGGTTATATTGTTTCAAAATATATTATAGAGAATTCTTTAAAGAAGAAGAAAGAAGACTCTAAATCTATTATAGAGGAAGCAAAAAGAATGAGAGAAGAAATTATAGCAAAAGCAAAATCTGAGGCTGAAGAGATTGCAAGGAAGGAGAGGGAAAAGGTTGATTTACAGTATGCAAAGGCAAGAAGGGAATTAGAAAAATTCAAAAAGGAGCTTCAGGATAAGGAGTACCAAATAGAAAGAAAAGCAGAACTTATTTTAAGAAAGGAAGAGGAACTTAAGGTAAAAGAAAAGGAAATTTCTGAAAAGGAAAGAATTTTAAGATCAAAGATGGAAAGGTTAGAACAGACATTAACTGAGGAAATGAAGAAACTGGAAGAAATCTCTGGAATGACCCGTGAGCAGGCAAAAAGAGAACTTCTTAAAATCATTGAAGCAGAAGCAAGACTTGAAGGTGCTCAGCTTATCCACAGGATAAGAGAGGAGGCAAAACAGAATGCTCAAAGGGAGGCAACAAAAATTATAATTACAGCTATGCAGAGACTTGCTTCACAGGTCTCCTCAGAATCTTCTGTTACAGTTATACCCCTTGCCTCTGATGAAATAAAAGGTAGAATTATAGGAAGGGAAGGTAGAAATATTAGAACCTTTGAATCTCTGACAGGTGTGGAAGTGATTGTTGATGATACACCGGGTGCTGTTATTTTATCTTCCTTTGACCCTGAAAGAAGGGAAATTGCGAGAATCTCAATGGAAAGGCTTATTGCAGACGGAAGAATTCACCCTGCAAGAATTGAAGAAGTTGTTAAAAGAACTGAGGAAGAATTTCATGAATATATTAGAATAATAGGTGAGGAAACTATTCTTGAACTTGGTTTAAGAGGGATGCATCCAGAACTATTGAGGTATGTTGGAAAGTTGAAATTTAGGTCCTCCTTTGGTCAGAATCTTCTACTTCATTCAAAAGAAGTTGCACAACTTGCAGGTATGATAGCAGGTGAGCTTGATTTAGATGTAGAGATTGCAAAAAGAGCTGCTCTTTTACATGATATTGGAAAAGTTGCTGATCCTTCATACGAGGGTCCTCATGCTCTTATAGGTGCACAGATAGCAAAGAGATATGGTGAAAGTGATCTTGTAGCAAATGCAATAGCTTCCCATCATGAGGATGTTGAACCTGAATCCCCTTATGGTCCTCTTATAGCAGCAGCTGATGCTATTTCAGGTTCAAGACCAGGAGCAAGAAGGGAAACTGTTGAGGCATATATAAAAAGAATAGAAAAGCTTGAGGAAATTGCCACTTCTTTTGATGGAGTTGAAAAAGCTTATGCACTCCAGGCTGGTAGAGAATTGAGAATTATTGTTCAGGCTGAAAGAGTTTCTGATGCAGAGGCTTTTGAACTTTCAAGAACCATTGCAAAGAAAATAGAGGAAGAAGTGAAGTTTCCTGGTCAGATTAAAGTAACTGTTATAAGGGAGGTAAGAGCTGTAAGTTTTGCGAGGTAA
- the ispG gene encoding flavodoxin-dependent (E)-4-hydroxy-3-methylbut-2-enyl-diphosphate synthase: protein MKKRKSIEVKIGNIIIGGGRLPVIQSMTDTQTSDIESTVKEVIELIEAGSEMVRITVNTEEAAKSIPEIISILRDKGYSNPIIGDFHFNGHILLRKYKKVSEMLDKYRINPGTTGKEENFVEMIKIAIDNDKPVRIGVNWGSIDKFLLTKNMELNSKRKKPYDFKRVLLDTAVESVVLSAEKALEIGLKENKIVLSCKVSEVNELIYVYEELAKKVKFALHLGLTEAGSGLKGIISSSIGIGSLLLKGIGDTIRVSLTPKLNEKRTKEVEVAKEILQSLGLRRFKAEITSCPGCGRTKSSYFREIAEKVSLYLEEKSKVDDRYKNLKVAVMGCVVNGPGESKFADIGLSLPGIGEKKAAIYVKGKFKKSIEIEKAEEELISEIENFIKNN from the coding sequence TTGAAAAAGAGAAAATCAATAGAGGTTAAAATCGGGAATATAATAATAGGTGGGGGAAGACTTCCTGTTATACAATCTATGACAGATACACAAACCTCTGATATAGAAAGCACAGTTAAAGAGGTGATTGAACTTATTGAGGCTGGCAGTGAAATGGTAAGAATAACTGTAAATACAGAGGAAGCTGCTAAGTCTATACCTGAGATAATAAGTATATTGAGGGATAAGGGGTATAGTAATCCGATCATTGGTGATTTTCATTTTAATGGTCATATACTCCTAAGAAAATATAAAAAAGTTAGTGAGATGCTTGATAAATACAGAATAAATCCAGGAACAACAGGAAAAGAGGAAAACTTTGTGGAGATGATAAAAATAGCAATTGATAATGATAAACCTGTGAGAATTGGTGTAAACTGGGGTTCAATTGATAAATTCCTTCTTACAAAAAATATGGAATTAAATTCAAAAAGAAAAAAACCCTATGATTTTAAAAGAGTTTTACTTGATACTGCAGTAGAATCGGTAGTTTTATCAGCTGAAAAAGCTTTAGAAATTGGTTTGAAGGAAAATAAAATTGTTTTATCCTGCAAGGTTTCTGAGGTTAACGAACTTATTTATGTTTATGAGGAGCTTGCAAAAAAGGTAAAATTTGCTCTTCATCTCGGATTAACAGAAGCTGGTTCGGGATTAAAAGGTATTATTTCTTCCTCCATAGGTATAGGTAGCCTGCTTTTAAAGGGTATAGGTGATACAATAAGGGTTTCTTTAACACCTAAATTAAATGAGAAGAGAACAAAAGAAGTAGAAGTGGCAAAGGAGATTTTACAATCTCTTGGTTTAAGAAGATTTAAGGCAGAAATTACTTCCTGTCCAGGTTGTGGAAGAACAAAGTCCTCTTATTTTAGAGAAATTGCTGAAAAAGTAAGTCTCTATCTCGAGGAAAAATCAAAGGTAGATGATAGGTATAAAAATTTAAAAGTTGCCGTAATGGGTTGTGTTGTAAATGGTCCAGGTGAATCAAAATTTGCTGATATTGGTCTTTCTCTTCCAGGTATCGGTGAAAAAAAAGCTGCAATTTATGTTAAAGGAAAGTTTAAAAAAAGTATTGAAATTGAAAAAGCAGAAGAGGAACTTATAAGTGAAATTGAAAACTTTATAAAAAATAACTAA
- a CDS encoding amidohydrolase family protein, whose protein sequence is MFKSLYKKLLFFLITFNFLFSQIGPTFGIRENPPMVYALINAKIIVKSGLVIENGKIVIRKGIIESVGKDIEIPPDAYVIDLKGKWVYPGFIEPYFIYKGEKKIETTSGSTYSFFSGSKEKKQIKKGVYYWNDNVNPQVDIADIYFPDEKIIKDYLSNGFTAALIVPEKGIFKGKSSLFSLLNEKPSLTLLKKDVFEHISFEVREDEDYPNSLMGAIALIRQVFYDVIWHKKVWENYEKNKSKKKPEFIKNLKDLEDFLYGKKKVIFETKDDLYLYRAKKIASEFNLDYAVLGSGYEYRQIELLKEFKNPIIIPLNFEEDLKFETPEEALNVPLSKLLHYKYSPYNPFLLYKNKIEFALTTYGLKSPSEFWDNLKKIIERGFPEEYALKALTEIPAKLLGIYDKMGSIEKGKLAHLLITDEDIFKEGKIYEVFVDGKRIIIREELPELEGKWEIVLNIEKNEIKGEIELKGREDKYSGTFIYGDKKINIDKIKLDFAHINLVLNGKEIGFEGLLNLSGKIENGKIIGKGILPEGRIFDFQMNFKEKIKKEEKKETLPKFEDVKFFFPMTAYGYEKLPETPQYILVKDATLWTASEMGILEGYDMLVENGKIKKISKDIEPPKNAIIIDGKGKHVTPGIIDPHSHIAVTGDVNESGDAITSEVRIEDVLNPYDIEIYRVLSGGVTMTAILHGSANPIGGQCAVIKLKWGSKNPEELLYKNAPPILKFALGENPKQSWSNQSKRYPKTRMGVREIIRDNFLAALDYEKKLKNKKEIIRRDLEKESILEVLKNKRFAWVHSYRQDEILMFINLAKEFGIKNVSFQHALEAYKVAEKIKEAGFSATTFSDWWAYKFEVYDAIPYGAYLMYKTGVLTSLHSDFSEVAKRLNAEAAKIVKYGGLKKEEAIKLITINPAKQLGVDKYVGSLEEGKEADFVIWDNDPLSPFSKVLEVYIEGRKFFDREMDLKLRERDEKLKRELVNYYLNNKYKTKSKPSFEKFKMGG, encoded by the coding sequence ATGTTTAAAAGTTTATATAAAAAACTTTTATTTTTTTTAATCACTTTTAATTTTCTTTTTTCTCAAATAGGCCCAACTTTTGGTATAAGAGAAAATCCACCTATGGTATATGCACTTATAAATGCTAAAATAATAGTAAAGTCAGGTTTAGTAATTGAAAATGGTAAAATTGTGATAAGGAAGGGGATTATTGAAAGTGTAGGGAAGGATATTGAGATACCACCTGATGCCTATGTTATTGACCTTAAAGGAAAATGGGTTTATCCAGGATTTATAGAACCCTATTTTATTTATAAGGGTGAAAAGAAAATTGAAACTACTTCAGGTTCTACTTACTCATTTTTCTCAGGTTCAAAGGAAAAAAAGCAAATTAAAAAGGGTGTTTATTACTGGAATGATAATGTAAATCCACAGGTAGATATAGCAGATATATATTTTCCTGATGAAAAGATTATAAAGGATTATCTTTCAAATGGTTTTACAGCAGCACTTATTGTTCCTGAAAAGGGTATTTTTAAAGGTAAAAGCAGTCTATTTTCCCTTTTAAATGAAAAACCTAGTTTAACCCTTTTAAAGAAAGATGTTTTCGAACATATAAGTTTTGAAGTAAGAGAAGATGAAGATTATCCGAATTCTCTGATGGGTGCTATTGCTTTAATAAGACAGGTTTTTTATGATGTTATATGGCATAAAAAGGTATGGGAGAATTACGAGAAAAATAAAAGTAAGAAAAAGCCGGAGTTTATAAAGAATTTAAAAGACCTTGAAGATTTCCTTTATGGTAAAAAGAAAGTAATTTTTGAAACCAAGGATGACCTTTATCTTTACAGGGCAAAAAAAATAGCAAGTGAATTTAATCTTGATTATGCTGTCCTTGGTTCAGGTTATGAATACAGGCAAATTGAACTTTTAAAGGAGTTTAAAAATCCTATAATAATACCTTTAAATTTTGAAGAGGATTTAAAATTTGAAACACCTGAGGAGGCTTTAAATGTTCCTTTAAGTAAACTTTTACATTATAAATATTCACCCTATAACCCTTTTTTACTTTATAAAAATAAAATTGAATTTGCTTTAACAACCTATGGTTTAAAAAGCCCCTCTGAATTCTGGGATAATTTAAAAAAGATAATAGAAAGGGGTTTTCCTGAAGAATATGCTTTAAAAGCATTAACTGAAATACCAGCGAAACTGCTTGGAATATATGATAAAATGGGTTCAATTGAAAAGGGTAAACTTGCCCATCTTTTAATAACTGATGAAGATATTTTTAAAGAGGGAAAAATTTATGAAGTTTTTGTTGATGGAAAAAGAATTATAATTAGAGAAGAATTACCTGAGTTAGAAGGTAAATGGGAAATTGTTTTGAATATAGAAAAAAATGAAATAAAGGGAGAAATTGAATTGAAAGGAAGAGAGGATAAATACTCCGGGACATTTATTTATGGTGATAAAAAAATAAATATTGATAAGATTAAACTGGATTTTGCCCACATTAACCTTGTTCTTAATGGCAAAGAGATTGGCTTTGAAGGACTTTTAAATTTAAGCGGGAAAATTGAAAATGGAAAAATTATTGGAAAAGGAATTTTACCTGAAGGAAGAATTTTTGATTTCCAGATGAATTTTAAGGAAAAGATAAAAAAAGAAGAGAAAAAAGAAACTCTTCCAAAATTTGAGGATGTTAAGTTTTTCTTTCCTATGACTGCTTATGGTTATGAAAAACTACCTGAAACCCCTCAATATATACTTGTAAAGGATGCTACCTTATGGACTGCAAGTGAGATGGGTATTCTTGAAGGTTATGATATGTTAGTTGAAAATGGAAAAATTAAAAAGATTTCAAAAGATATTGAGCCTCCAAAAAATGCTATTATCATAGATGGAAAGGGAAAACATGTAACACCTGGAATTATTGACCCACATTCTCACATAGCAGTAACAGGCGATGTAAATGAGTCAGGTGATGCAATTACCTCTGAGGTGAGAATTGAAGATGTTTTGAATCCTTATGATATTGAGATTTATAGGGTTTTATCAGGAGGGGTTACAATGACAGCAATTCTTCATGGTTCAGCAAATCCAATAGGCGGTCAGTGTGCTGTTATTAAATTAAAGTGGGGCTCTAAAAATCCTGAGGAACTTTTATATAAAAATGCGCCCCCTATACTCAAATTTGCTCTTGGAGAAAATCCAAAACAATCATGGAGTAATCAGAGCAAGAGATATCCGAAAACAAGAATGGGAGTAAGGGAAATAATAAGGGATAATTTTTTAGCTGCCCTTGATTATGAGAAAAAATTAAAGAATAAGAAAGAAATTATAAGGAGAGATCTTGAAAAGGAATCGATACTTGAAGTTTTAAAGAATAAAAGATTTGCCTGGGTTCATTCTTATAGGCAGGATGAAATTTTAATGTTTATAAATCTTGCAAAAGAATTTGGGATAAAAAATGTTAGTTTTCAGCATGCTCTTGAGGCTTACAAGGTGGCAGAGAAAATTAAGGAAGCTGGTTTTTCTGCTACAACCTTTTCAGACTGGTGGGCATATAAATTTGAAGTTTACGATGCTATTCCTTATGGTGCTTATCTTATGTATAAAACAGGTGTTTTGACCTCCCTTCATTCTGATTTCTCAGAAGTGGCGAAGAGGTTAAATGCTGAAGCAGCAAAAATAGTTAAATATGGGGGTTTAAAAAAAGAGGAAGCTATAAAACTTATTACAATTAATCCGGCTAAACAGTTAGGAGTAGATAAATATGTTGGTTCTCTTGAAGAAGGAAAAGAAGCAGATTTTGTTATATGGGATAATGATCCACTTTCACCTTTCAGTAAGGTTCTTGAAGTTTATATTGAGGGTAGAAAATTTTTTGATAGAGAAATGGATTTAAAATTAAGGGAAAGGGATGAAAAATTAAAGAGGGAACTTGTTAATTACTATCTCAATAATAAATATAAAACAAAATCCAAGCCTTCTTTTGAAAAATTTAAAATGGGAGGATAA
- a CDS encoding amidohydrolase family protein codes for MKKKFIISLLVSLLYSNIQIPGEPQKGYLALVNGFIHTVTNGDIENGQILIRDGKIIDLGKEIKIPENSVIIDLKGNHVYPGFIDANSIIGLIEISSIEATLDYAEVLDFNPNVRAEVAINPDSELLPVTRANGILISNVVPQGGIITGSSSVIMLDGWTNEDMVLKSISGIHLKWPSKKEFSYRFYMRPKSEEELLKEYEEKVKKIKEFFEDAYSYLKAKYSDKKLSEVYDTDERFEAMVPLLKGEIPLFIHADEYYEVRDALDFFGNFKNLKLILVGGYDSWRLAYELKSKNIPVIITGIHTNPVREDEPYDEPFTLPYKLYKEGVKFCIAGSGSAFSASNARNLPYKVSTACAFGLPLEEGIKSITIYAAEILGISDRVGSIEKGKDATLIVTDGNPLDIKTNVLMAFIQGKKVDLESKHTLLFKKYLKKYKISGFISDTP; via the coding sequence ATGAAAAAAAAATTTATTATTTCTCTTTTAGTTTCTTTACTTTATTCAAATATTCAAATTCCTGGTGAACCTCAAAAAGGATATCTTGCACTTGTTAATGGATTTATTCATACAGTTACAAATGGAGATATTGAAAATGGTCAGATTTTAATTAGGGATGGTAAAATTATTGATCTCGGTAAAGAAATAAAAATTCCAGAAAATTCAGTTATTATTGATTTAAAAGGTAATCATGTTTATCCAGGTTTTATAGATGCAAATTCAATTATAGGGCTTATCGAGATTTCTTCTATTGAGGCAACCCTTGACTATGCTGAGGTTCTTGATTTTAATCCAAATGTAAGGGCAGAAGTTGCAATAAATCCTGACAGTGAACTTTTACCTGTAACAAGGGCAAATGGAATTTTAATAAGTAATGTTGTTCCTCAGGGGGGTATAATAACTGGTAGTTCATCAGTTATAATGCTTGATGGTTGGACAAATGAGGATATGGTTTTAAAAAGTATATCAGGAATTCATCTCAAATGGCCTTCAAAAAAGGAGTTCTCATACAGGTTTTATATGAGACCAAAATCAGAGGAAGAACTTTTAAAGGAATATGAAGAAAAGGTTAAAAAGATCAAGGAATTTTTTGAGGATGCCTATTCTTATTTAAAGGCTAAGTATTCTGATAAAAAATTAAGTGAAGTTTATGATACAGATGAGAGGTTTGAGGCAATGGTTCCTCTTTTAAAGGGTGAGATTCCCCTTTTTATTCATGCTGATGAGTATTACGAGGTAAGGGATGCTCTGGATTTCTTCGGTAATTTTAAAAATTTGAAATTAATTTTAGTTGGGGGTTATGATTCGTGGAGGTTAGCTTATGAATTGAAGAGTAAGAATATTCCTGTAATAATAACAGGGATACATACGAATCCAGTGAGGGAGGATGAGCCTTATGATGAACCTTTTACCTTGCCTTATAAACTTTATAAAGAAGGTGTTAAGTTCTGTATAGCTGGTTCAGGGAGTGCTTTTTCTGCAAGTAATGCGAGAAATCTTCCCTATAAGGTGAGCACTGCCTGTGCTTTTGGTTTACCTTTAGAAGAGGGTATAAAGTCAATAACAATTTATGCTGCTGAAATTCTTGGTATATCAGATAGGGTTGGTTCAATTGAAAAAGGTAAGGATGCAACTTTAATAGTTACAGATGGTAATCCTCTTGATATAAAGACAAATGTTTTAATGGCATTTATTCAGGGTAAAAAGGTAGATCTTGAAAGTAAGCATACTTTGCTTTTTAAGAAGTATTTAAAGAAATATAAAATTTCAGGTTTTATTTCAGATACTCCTTAG
- a CDS encoding S8 family peptidase, which produces MCKVTLFLFTLLGIIKIEEVKKNSSLYVENQILIKLKKGVKEDEFFSKNGLKILRKSQYGNFYTVFTEENIEKMIDKLKTESEVMYVQPNVKWYITLHNIKWIPNDPYLSYQWHFSKIKLFQAWDIEQGGKSEIKVGVLDTGCAFEDFPVPNYERDEVNSDWYKKAPDFDRANFINGFDFVHNDFHPNDDHGHGTFVSATIIESTNNGKGVAGIAFNITLMPIKVINSYGWGSTDWVTDGLYYAVEHGCDIINMSIASAVDPGPIFYEAIQYAYSKGVIMVAGAGNSAYREPYFPAAYREVIGVGATNSADSLTFYSNYGDTIDVVAPGGDLIDRDGNGFPDLVVQQTIGMREIGFPKPKPDTFFYVGMAGTSMATPHVTGVIALMLSHKIPTKNVRKILRIYSKDLGMPGYDTLYGFGRIDAFYALGGGDTIGPSILNTTIWTDTNFPGPFPIWSEIKDLFGLKNKKLFYRFNSEPWDSVSPCDSFLYKFLFLIPNVNTPTFIRYYLKAKDLSDNISFDPENAPTISYGFFVNVLNIEENVKKEENKIIIFYDITGRKINENLRKRKIYFIKEKTKFKKIITF; this is translated from the coding sequence ATGTGTAAGGTAACACTTTTTTTATTTACACTTTTAGGAATTATAAAAATAGAAGAGGTTAAGAAAAATTCCTCTTTATATGTGGAAAATCAGATTCTGATTAAATTAAAAAAGGGTGTGAAGGAAGATGAATTTTTTTCTAAAAATGGTTTAAAGATATTAAGAAAAAGCCAGTATGGGAATTTTTATACAGTTTTCACAGAAGAAAATATAGAAAAGATGATCGATAAGTTAAAAACTGAAAGTGAAGTTATGTATGTTCAGCCAAATGTTAAGTGGTATATAACTCTTCATAATATAAAATGGATACCGAATGATCCCTATCTTTCTTATCAATGGCATTTTTCAAAAATAAAACTTTTTCAAGCCTGGGATATTGAACAGGGAGGAAAAAGCGAAATTAAAGTGGGTGTTCTTGATACAGGATGTGCTTTTGAAGACTTTCCTGTTCCGAATTACGAGAGAGATGAAGTTAATTCTGATTGGTATAAAAAAGCACCTGATTTTGATAGGGCAAATTTTATAAACGGTTTCGATTTTGTCCATAATGATTTTCATCCTAATGATGATCACGGTCATGGAACATTTGTTTCAGCAACAATAATTGAAAGCACAAATAATGGAAAAGGTGTTGCAGGAATAGCATTCAACATAACCCTTATGCCAATAAAGGTTATAAATTCTTATGGATGGGGTTCAACTGATTGGGTAACAGATGGACTTTACTATGCAGTAGAGCACGGTTGTGATATTATAAATATGAGTATTGCATCTGCAGTTGATCCAGGTCCTATATTCTATGAGGCAATTCAATACGCATATTCAAAAGGGGTAATAATGGTTGCAGGAGCAGGAAATAGCGCCTATCGTGAACCCTATTTCCCTGCTGCATATAGAGAAGTAATAGGTGTTGGAGCAACAAATTCAGCTGATTCCTTAACTTTTTATTCCAATTATGGTGATACAATAGATGTTGTTGCGCCTGGTGGGGATTTAATAGATAGAGATGGAAACGGTTTTCCTGACCTTGTTGTTCAACAGACAATTGGAATGAGGGAAATAGGTTTTCCAAAACCAAAACCTGATACCTTTTTTTATGTAGGAATGGCTGGAACTTCAATGGCTACTCCCCATGTGACAGGTGTTATTGCGCTAATGCTCTCTCATAAGATACCCACTAAAAATGTAAGGAAAATATTGAGGATTTATTCAAAAGATTTAGGAATGCCAGGTTATGATACTTTATATGGATTTGGTAGAATAGATGCTTTTTATGCCCTTGGAGGAGGTGATACAATAGGACCTTCTATTTTAAACACAACAATATGGACAGACACAAATTTTCCTGGTCCTTTTCCTATATGGTCTGAGATTAAAGATCTTTTTGGTTTAAAAAATAAAAAATTGTTTTATAGATTTAATAGTGAACCATGGGATTCAGTTTCTCCTTGCGATTCTTTTTTATATAAATTCTTATTTTTAATTCCTAATGTTAATACTCCTACCTTTATAAGATACTATTTAAAAGCAAAAGACCTTTCAGATAATATATCTTTTGACCCTGAAAATGCACCAACAATTTCATACGGTTTTTTTGTTAATGTATTGAATATTGAGGAAAATGTCAAAAAAGAAGAAAATAAAATTATAATTTTTTATGATATAACCGGAAGAAAAATAAATGAAAATTTAAGAAAAAGAAAAATTTATTTCATAAAGGAAAAAACAAAATTTAAAAAAATTATTACCTTTTAA